TGACAAGGCCGCGGGCGCGATCGAAGCTGGATGTGATCTGGTGCTCGATTGCTGGGGGCGGATGGACGAGATGGTCGACATTGCCGGGCGGCTGGACGAGATGTCGGCGGTGTCGCGTGCGCGGCTGGAACGGGCGATGGCGACAGTCGCAGGGGCACATGCCGGAGGCGACATCGCGGCGCTGATCGCCAAGCGGGACGCGTTGCTGGCGCTCGCGTAATCCTCCCCGGCACGGGGAGGGGGACCGTAAGCATTTAGCGAACGGTGGAGGGGGCGTGCCGCAGGCGGAGCGCTCGTGGCGAGCCCCCTCCACCATTCGCGTAAAGAACGCGAATGGTCCCCCTCCCCGTGCGGGGGAGGATTTGCTAGCGTTGCACTATGGACCCCGAAACCCTCACGATCGATCTCGATGGCTGGGAAGGGCCGCTCGATCTGCTGCTGGCGCTGGCGCGGAGCCAGAAGGTCGATCTCAAGGCGATTTCGATCCTGGCGTTGGTCGATCAATATCTCCACTTCGTCGAACAGGCGCGCGCGATCAAGCTGGAGCTGGCGGCAGATTATCTGGTGATGGCGGCCTGGCTGGCGTACCTCAAATCGGGGCTGCTGCTGCCGCGCGATCCCGAAATCGAGCCCAGCCCCGAGGAATTGGCGCTGCGGCTGCAACTGCGGCTCGAACGGCTGAATGCGATGCGCGAGGCGGGTGCGCGGTTGATCGCGCGCGACCGGGTCGGGCGCGACGTGTTCCAGCGGGGCGCCCCGGAAGGGTTGCGGACGCAGCGCAAGGCGGTGTGGCACGCCGAGATCTATGATCTGATCGCGGCGTACGGCGTCATCACCGCGCGCACGCGGCCGGTGATGCATGTCGTCGCGCACCGCGCGGTTATGACGCTGGAGGCAGCATTGGAGCGGGTGTCGCGGCTGATCGGGACGGCGGTCGACTGGGACGTGATCGAACATTTCCTGCCAGAATCGGCGACGGGAGCCTTCCGCAAATCGGCGCTGGCGTCGAGCTTTGTCGCGGCGCTCGAACTGGCGCGGCAGGGCAAGCTTGAACTACGCCAAAAATCGCCCTTCGCGCCGCTGTATCTGCGCGCGCTGACATGACCGCACCCGACGCCATTACGCGCGCGGTCGAGGCGGTGCTGTTCGCCGCGACCGAACCGATGACAACCGATGCGATCCGGGCGCATCTGGGCGGCGCCGAGGTGCGCATGGCACTCGCGGCGTTACAGGCGCATTATGCCGGACGCGGGATCGAACTGGTCAAGCGCGGCGAGCGCTGGCATTTCCAGACTGCCGCGGACATGGCGCATTTGCTGCGGCGCGAGCATGAGGAAGCGCGCAAACTGAGCCGTGCGGGGATCGAGACGCTGGCGATCATCGCGTATCACGAACCCGCGACTCGTGCCGAAATCGAAGCGATTCGCGGCGTCGGCATCTCAAAGGGCACGCTGGACGTATTGATGGAAGCCGGGTGGATTCGTCCGGCCGGACGGCGCGAGGTGCCGGGGCGACCGTTGCTATATGCGACGACGCCCGCGTTTCTCGCGCATTTCGGACTTACGAGCAGGCGGGATCTGCCCGGGATCGACGATTTGCGGGCGGCGGGACTGCTCGATCCGGTCGATCTGGCGTTCGAGCGGACCGATTGGGACGTTGAACGCGTTGAGGAAGACGACGCAGAGGTGGAAACCTTCGACGAGACGCACTAGATGAAGCGCATATTAGGAGATCGATCATGGGTGGTTTTAGTCTCGTACACTGGCTGATCTTCGGCGGGATCGCGATCCTCGTCCTGGGTGGCGGCCGCTTTTCGAATATGATGGGCGACGTCGCCAAGGGCATCAAATCCTTCAAGAAGGGCATGGCCGAAGACGACGAGCCGAAACGTGAACCGAGTCGGATCGACGCCAAGGCGGCGGCGGAACCGGTGTTCGACCGCGACGGCAACCGTATCCGCGACACCGAAATCTGATCGCGGACAAGAGGCCGCCATGTTCGACGTCGCATCCTCCGAGGTGATCCTGCTGGGGGTCGTGGCCTTGCTTGTCATCCCGCCCAAGGATTTGCCGAAGGCGATGCGGGTTGCCGGGCATTGGGTTGGCAAGGTGCGCGGCGTCGCCACGCATTTCCGATCGGGCTTCGATACGATGCTGCGCGAATCCGAGCTGCAGGAAATGGAAAAGAAGTGGGCGGCGGAGAACGCGCGGATCATGCGTGAGCATCCGCCCGAGCCGGTGCAGATGCTCCCGATGGCAGGTCCGCCCGCGGATGCGCATGCA
Above is a genomic segment from Sphingomonas sp. HMP6 containing:
- a CDS encoding segregation and condensation protein A, producing the protein MDPETLTIDLDGWEGPLDLLLALARSQKVDLKAISILALVDQYLHFVEQARAIKLELAADYLVMAAWLAYLKSGLLLPRDPEIEPSPEELALRLQLRLERLNAMREAGARLIARDRVGRDVFQRGAPEGLRTQRKAVWHAEIYDLIAAYGVITARTRPVMHVVAHRAVMTLEAALERVSRLIGTAVDWDVIEHFLPESATGAFRKSALASSFVAALELARQGKLELRQKSPFAPLYLRALT
- the scpB gene encoding SMC-Scp complex subunit ScpB, whose product is MTAPDAITRAVEAVLFAATEPMTTDAIRAHLGGAEVRMALAALQAHYAGRGIELVKRGERWHFQTAADMAHLLRREHEEARKLSRAGIETLAIIAYHEPATRAEIEAIRGVGISKGTLDVLMEAGWIRPAGRREVPGRPLLYATTPAFLAHFGLTSRRDLPGIDDLRAAGLLDPVDLAFERTDWDVERVEEDDAEVETFDETH
- a CDS encoding twin-arginine translocase TatA/TatE family subunit, with the protein product MGGFSLVHWLIFGGIAILVLGGGRFSNMMGDVAKGIKSFKKGMAEDDEPKREPSRIDAKAAAEPVFDRDGNRIRDTEI
- the tatB gene encoding Sec-independent protein translocase protein TatB, with protein sequence MFDVASSEVILLGVVALLVIPPKDLPKAMRVAGHWVGKVRGVATHFRSGFDTMLRESELQEMEKKWAAENARIMREHPPEPVQMLPMAGPPADAHAPDDVGDPAPVMTEQPVVAAAPVEAEVEVTKSATGAHQA